The window ATGATCTGGTCCAGTTCCTGGTCTGTCGGTTTGCGTAAGTTGGCCGGGTTATGTCCGCCGTGCTTGTCCGGATTCAGGAACGGCCCCTCCAGGTGTAGCCCCAATATGCCCGGGAATTGCTGCATGGCCTCTGCTACTACCTCCAGTGCCCGGATGATATTACTCCCTTTGCTGCTGATCAGGGTGGGCAGGAGGTAGCGGGTGCCCCGCTCTTCATGGGCCTGCAGGATTTGTTCAAGTGCTTCCACACTGATGTCGTTGTTAAAAAATACCTGCCGGCCACCATTCACCTGCAGGTCTACAAAACCAGGGGTTACAAGCTGGTTATTCAGGTTCAGTACTTTGGCTTTTTCGCTTGCCGTAACCCTTTTTCCAATAGCAAGGATAGCATTTTCATCAATTAGTATCTCCTGATCCTCCAGCAGTATATCATTTTGATAGAATTTACAGTTCTTAAGGAGGGTGGTACGCATTGGCTAAAGGTAAAAAGATAACCTATAATCCTCTTAGAACACATTGTTTGCTATCTGGTTTAATATAGTGATACCTCTTTACGCCGTTTATTTAATTATATGAGAAATTTACTGCTATACCTCTTACTCCTCCTTAGTCTGCCCCTTTTAGCACAGCAGCAGGATGTCATTCCGGCAAAAAAATCAGCCATTACGGTAACGCCAGTAGTTCACGGCAGCCTGGTGCTGCAGTGGAATGGTAGAACCATTTATGTAGATCCCTACGACGGTGCCGATAAGTTTGCCAATTTCCCGGCACCTGACCTGGTGTTGATTACTGATATTCATGGCGACCACCTGCATCAGGAAACCCTTAAGGGACTGGATTTATCCAAAGCGGATCTTATTGCCCCACAGGCAGTTATGGAGCAGCTGGAAAGTGGCATTAACTTTAAAAAGAAAACCATGCTGGCCAATGGCGAGGAAACAAAGTGGCGCTCCATCAGGATCAAGGCTATGCCGATGTATAACCTGCCGGAATCTGAAGATGCAAAGCATGTAAAGGGCAGGGGCAATGGTTACATTCTTAACATGGGCAATCAGCGGTTTTATTTGGCTGGCGATACTGAAGCAACACCTGAAATGCGGCAGCTGGAGAACATAGACGTGGCCTTTATACCTATGAACCTGCCCTATACCATGGATGTACAGCAGGCAGCCGAAGGCGTACTTGACTTTAAGCCACGCATAGTATACCCATACCACTTTCGTGGGGCCGAGGGCAAGCTAAGTGATGTGGAGCAGTACAAGGCTATTGTCAACATGAAAGATCCGTCCATCGATGTACGACTCCGGGAGTGGTATCCCGAAAAACAGTAAAGTCTGCCTGGCGCATTGCATCATTGCGTTTTATTCATGAAGTTTAGGTTTCAGCAGATGTGTTTCCTTATGTATAATATGTTTTTGAAAAGCTGCATACTCTTCTGGCTATGCCTTCTAAGCCTCACTGTTGGTGCCCAGGATTGGAATAAAAAGAAGTGCGCAGTGGTGCTTACCTATGATGATGCCCTGAATGTGCACCTTGACCAGGTAGTACCTGCACTGGATTCCCTGGAGCTAAAAGGAACGTTCTATTTAACTGCCGCT of the Flammeovirgaceae bacterium 311 genome contains:
- a CDS encoding metallo-hydrolase/oxidoreductase (COG2220 Predicted Zn-dependent hydrolases of the beta-lactamase fold), with amino-acid sequence MRNLLLYLLLLLSLPLLAQQQDVIPAKKSAITVTPVVHGSLVLQWNGRTIYVDPYDGADKFANFPAPDLVLITDIHGDHLHQETLKGLDLSKADLIAPQAVMEQLESGINFKKKTMLANGEETKWRSIRIKAMPMYNLPESEDAKHVKGRGNGYILNMGNQRFYLAGDTEATPEMRQLENIDVAFIPMNLPYTMDVQQAAEGVLDFKPRIVYPYHFRGAEGKLSDVEQYKAIVNMKDPSIDVRLREWYPEKQ